One genomic segment of bacterium includes these proteins:
- the lnt gene encoding apolipoprotein N-acyltransferase, translating to MKNDIEVKYKIPILILGGIITGISYLFFQFYLAWFCLIPLFYLLEKVSMKHSFIYGVSFGGIAALILYYWIIPVSFRYSGKFTILTIVFYLTAVIYFSIYFGIFSIIYKALHNKLKKTIFLGISTASAFVLIDILKMQLFPGLPWLHYNLAFTQAQNFPTVEWGAVGGLSIINFSIVFFGYLFTQYLITKKIFFLKTAIVVIVLFFTGGFLLTITKSEQNEKKYDVALINENISSETRWNETSGDSIANIFFDLNKQAAEYNPDLIVWSETAIPWKFNTDDQFIPAALNITHKTKADHLMGIWTPSSNEEHMFNSALLILHDGRVVDRYDKNILLDFLEKPLINNSSLTLPFVNSSVFNNILPGKTNHLIKSGDARIGILICNESLSMSSYNDYLKAGTNLIIVMGNNAWFDNTPLIMHHFYVTQMYAKMFGIDVIVNNNRGMIGIIRGMDEAEVLNPSSLPRVINFQTELTTYKTNYSKIYPYDFILYLSIIFLSLFLRRKKK from the coding sequence ATGAAAAATGATATTGAAGTAAAATATAAAATCCCGATCTTGATATTAGGCGGAATCATTACAGGAATATCTTATTTGTTCTTCCAATTCTATCTCGCATGGTTTTGCCTGATACCGCTTTTCTACTTGCTCGAAAAAGTATCAATGAAGCACTCGTTCATTTATGGCGTTTCGTTCGGTGGAATTGCTGCTTTGATATTATACTACTGGATAATACCTGTTTCCTTTAGATACTCAGGTAAGTTTACAATCTTAACCATTGTTTTCTATCTGACTGCAGTTATTTATTTCTCAATTTACTTTGGCATATTTAGCATAATTTATAAAGCTCTTCATAACAAATTAAAAAAAACAATCTTTCTGGGAATATCCACAGCATCCGCATTTGTTCTTATTGATATTTTAAAAATGCAGTTGTTCCCCGGTTTGCCCTGGTTGCATTATAATCTTGCTTTTACCCAAGCACAAAATTTCCCGACAGTTGAGTGGGGTGCCGTTGGAGGACTAAGTATAATTAATTTCTCTATAGTATTCTTTGGATATCTTTTTACTCAGTATTTGATAACAAAAAAGATATTCTTTCTAAAAACTGCTATTGTTGTCATTGTATTATTCTTTACGGGTGGATTTTTATTAACTATTACTAAATCTGAACAAAACGAAAAGAAGTACGACGTTGCACTTATCAATGAAAATATTTCTTCTGAAACCCGGTGGAATGAAACAAGCGGAGATTCCATTGCAAATATTTTTTTTGATCTGAATAAACAAGCCGCAGAATACAATCCTGATCTTATTGTTTGGTCTGAAACGGCTATCCCCTGGAAATTTAATACGGATGACCAGTTTATTCCTGCAGCATTAAATATAACACACAAAACAAAAGCTGATCATCTGATGGGTATATGGACTCCTTCCTCTAATGAAGAGCATATGTTTAACTCTGCACTGCTGATACTGCACGACGGAAGAGTAGTTGACAGATATGATAAAAATATACTATTGGATTTTCTTGAGAAACCATTAATAAACAATTCTTCACTGACACTACCGTTTGTCAATTCAAGTGTATTTAATAACATCCTGCCGGGGAAAACAAATCATTTAATTAAAAGTGGAGATGCAAGGATCGGGATTTTAATTTGTAACGAAAGCCTTTCAATGTCTTCATACAATGATTATTTAAAAGCTGGTACAAATCTGATAATAGTTATGGGGAATAATGCCTGGTTTGATAATACACCGTTGATTATGCACCATTTTTATGTAACCCAAATGTATGCAAAAATGTTTGGCATTGATGTTATTGTTAATAATAATAGAGGAATGATTGGAATTATTCGCGGAATGGACGAAGCTGAAGTACTAAATCCTTCTAGTTTACCTAGGGTAATAAACTTTCAAACGGAATTAACTACATATAAAACAAATTATTCAAAAATCTATCCTTATGACTTCATACTTTATTTATCAATTATCTTCTTATCACTTTTTTTAAGGAGGAAAAAAAAATGA
- a CDS encoding T9SS type A sorting domain-containing protein: MSTTFGVGYSENPNSIPANFYLSQNYPNPFNPSTVIGYQLPVSGNVTLKVYDSLGREVATLVDEYVVAGSYEIEFDASKLSSGVYLYKLTAGNFTNSKKLLLLK, from the coding sequence ATGTCAACTACATTTGGTGTGGGTTATTCAGAAAACCCAAATTCAATTCCTGCAAATTTTTACCTTTCCCAAAACTACCCAAACCCGTTCAATCCCAGCACGGTAATTGGTTATCAGTTGCCAGTAAGTGGAAATGTTACTTTAAAAGTTTATGATTCACTTGGAAGAGAGGTTGCAACGTTAGTAGATGAATATGTAGTCGCAGGAAGTTATGAGATTGAGTTTGATGCATCAAAGCTTTCAAGCGGGGTATATCTATACAAGCTTACAGCAGGTAATTTCACAAATTCAAAGAAGCTTTTACTTTTAAAATGA
- a CDS encoding Omp28-related outer membrane protein, giving the protein MSKMKNTLVILSLFSITLFAQEERKVLAEVFTNSHCPLCPPAHNVIESYLNGPNGDRISFIFYHMIYPYSDDPLYWESQEGSDARDNFYNPVSATPQGWFDGTHQGSTNGWTTSLNNLVATQSPLKILLSGSKSSNQIYINAELTRTGNISDNDLVIHFIVVEDLFFDGRNSISHHKHVMRKMLPTPAGHSFSIGINETTNIPQTIELDPIWDSDSLSVVVFIQSAGSKTVYQSDTISYDELTVTNVENDNSSPSEFELNQNYPNSFNPSTTISWQSPVGSWQTLIVFDLLGREVETLVDEFKPAGSYEVEWNAYGLPSGIYFYRLNADNYSNTKKLILLR; this is encoded by the coding sequence ATGAGCAAAATGAAAAACACCTTAGTAATTCTTTCACTTTTCAGCATTACTCTTTTTGCACAGGAAGAGAGAAAAGTACTGGCAGAAGTTTTCACCAACTCACACTGCCCCCTTTGTCCGCCAGCGCATAATGTAATCGAAAGCTATTTGAACGGACCAAACGGTGATAGAATAAGTTTCATCTTTTATCATATGATTTATCCGTATAGCGATGATCCGCTTTACTGGGAGAGTCAGGAAGGTTCAGATGCAAGAGATAACTTTTACAATCCGGTTAGTGCAACTCCCCAGGGTTGGTTTGATGGCACTCATCAGGGAAGCACGAATGGTTGGACGACTTCACTTAACAATCTTGTGGCCACTCAAAGTCCGTTAAAAATATTATTGAGTGGATCAAAAAGTTCAAACCAGATCTATATAAATGCTGAACTCACTAGAACTGGAAATATATCGGATAATGATCTTGTAATTCATTTTATTGTTGTTGAAGATTTGTTTTTTGATGGAAGAAACAGCATTTCACATCACAAACACGTTATGAGAAAAATGCTGCCAACACCCGCAGGACATTCATTTTCAATCGGTATAAATGAAACAACAAATATTCCTCAAACAATTGAACTTGATCCTATCTGGGATTCTGACAGCCTGAGTGTTGTTGTGTTTATTCAAAGCGCGGGATCAAAGACAGTTTATCAGTCAGATACTATTAGTTATGATGAATTGACAGTCACCAACGTAGAGAATGATAATTCTTCTCCTTCCGAATTTGAACTGAATCAGAACTACCCCAACTCTTTTAACCCAAGTACTACAATTAGTTGGCAGTCACCAGTAGGCAGTTGGCAAACTCTAATAGTTTTTGATTTGCTGGGAAGAGAAGTTGAAACTCTGGTTGATGAGTTTAAACCAGCAGGTAGTTATGAGGTTGAATGGAATGCTTATGGTTTACCAAGTGGAATCTACTTTTACAGGCTTAATGCAGATAATTATTCAAACACTAAAAAGTTAATACTGTTGAGGTAA
- a CDS encoding DUF3943 domain-containing protein, translating into MKSSKQYIKLILSAAIFVSFLNLLTVFPQSKSKLILSLNYNNPNAEIMLERDRPFHSYMPTMNYEKRDLLSPIKNSYPLNNTDSIDYTYIPWESEEHFWIAFTELAIIEFVPWALAKWGREWKDPEDNWANVNTETWWRNITYGWEYDGDAFLTNYFAHPYHGNLYYNAGRTNGFSFWESSVWAFAGSAFWEYFGETFRPSINDLINTSMNGINLGEMLFRLSAVVTDNTETGTTRVFQEIGGALLNPVRGFNRLMTGETYKVFPNPEEGNPTSFGFKLDVGLRRLDKNGDVNKTEDINEGVLSAEISYGNLFHGNIKKPFSWFGVGAAISTRDPLLTNLQSFGNLYGWHIKKQKDLRHTINATLNYNYFNNPGFTYGGTSVNVHLVSFYNLKSSLDILSNVDIELIAMGAVPTDYYVDVEGRNYDFGPGIGINIGGSLINDNWNLARVYYSSKWTWTQSEPSDSRHHLHVVWFDVMYPFVDYLAVGLGLGAYWRNSYYKNEDDVFKRNRIIRLFIRLAFV; encoded by the coding sequence TTGAAATCATCTAAACAATATATTAAACTGATTTTGAGTGCCGCAATTTTCGTCTCGTTTTTAAACCTGCTGACAGTATTTCCACAATCAAAAAGTAAACTGATCCTCTCGCTTAATTATAATAATCCAAATGCTGAAATTATGCTAGAGAGAGATCGACCGTTTCACAGCTATATGCCTACGATGAATTATGAAAAAAGAGATCTTTTATCTCCAATAAAAAATTCTTACCCGTTAAACAATACCGACAGTATCGATTATACCTATATCCCCTGGGAATCAGAAGAACATTTTTGGATTGCTTTTACTGAACTTGCAATCATTGAGTTTGTTCCGTGGGCTCTTGCAAAATGGGGACGAGAATGGAAGGATCCGGAAGACAATTGGGCTAATGTAAATACAGAAACCTGGTGGAGAAATATTACTTACGGCTGGGAATATGATGGCGATGCTTTTTTAACAAACTACTTTGCACACCCTTATCATGGAAATTTATACTATAATGCAGGAAGAACTAATGGATTTTCATTTTGGGAATCAAGTGTCTGGGCATTTGCCGGAAGTGCTTTCTGGGAGTACTTTGGTGAAACGTTCCGACCGTCTATTAATGATTTGATAAATACCTCGATGAATGGAATTAATCTTGGCGAAATGCTTTTCAGGCTTTCTGCTGTAGTTACAGATAACACTGAAACAGGAACTACCAGGGTTTTTCAGGAAATCGGTGGTGCTTTGCTTAATCCTGTAAGAGGTTTTAATAGACTAATGACCGGTGAGACTTACAAGGTCTTTCCAAATCCTGAGGAAGGAAATCCAACCAGCTTTGGATTTAAGCTTGATGTCGGATTAAGAAGATTAGATAAAAATGGCGATGTAAATAAAACAGAGGATATCAATGAAGGAGTTTTATCAGCGGAAATTTCATATGGAAATCTTTTTCACGGAAATATTAAAAAGCCCTTTTCCTGGTTCGGAGTTGGTGCTGCAATCTCTACAAGGGATCCTCTGCTGACAAACTTGCAATCTTTTGGAAATTTGTACGGCTGGCATATCAAAAAACAAAAAGATTTAAGACATACCATAAATGCAACTCTTAACTATAATTATTTCAACAATCCCGGTTTTACCTATGGAGGTACTTCAGTTAATGTACATCTTGTTTCATTTTATAATCTTAAATCCTCACTTGACATCTTATCGAATGTTGATATCGAGCTGATTGCGATGGGAGCAGTTCCAACCGATTATTATGTTGATGTTGAAGGAAGAAATTACGATTTTGGACCGGGTATAGGCATTAACATAGGGGGCTCTCTCATTAATGATAACTGGAATCTTGCACGAGTATATTATTCATCAAAATGGACCTGGACACAAAGTGAGCCTTCTGATTCCCGACACCATTTACATGTTGTTTGGTTTGATGTTATGTACCCATTTGTAGATTATTTGGCAGTTGGCTTGGGACTGGGAGCTTATTGGCGGAATAGTTACTATAAAAATGAGGATGATGTGTTTAAAAGAAATAGGATTATCAGACTATTCATAAGATTAGCGTTCGTTTAA
- the pepF gene encoding oligoendopeptidase F, which yields MNNIYKSVSFVLLSFIIISSVIAQSPERSDVPDKYKWNLSEIYPTTADWQADVDLLKSEVEKLAAFKGTLGQSADVLYNALKTSSDLVKTLSKAWTYASNLSNENLNISENQAMMQQMGALGTKFGEVTAYMEPEILQIPKEKIDQFLKEKPVLAAEYDIYIDNIQRLREHTLSEAEETILASFGLISDVPGDVYDIFTNAEKPFQKVTISTGEEIELTPASYTRYRTLPNRDDRSKVFDAFFNDYGRYKNTLGANLGGKVKKDWVYAKNRKYESSLHAALNANNLPVSVYTTLIEQVNKNLPTLHRALDLKKRMLGVDELRYYDLYVPLVEKVDMSFSVEQGQKAILDALKPLGEEYVSVLQKSFNERWIDYIPTVGKRSGAYSTGGAYDIHPYILMNWTDDYESVSTLAHELGHTMHSYFSNKTQPFSKANYAIFVAEIASTVNENFLNNYMVLNAKSDEEKLYLLGSYLELLRTTIFRQTSFAEFEWEIHKRAEAGEPLTGEDMCAIYFEIVKRYYGHDKGHCVVDDYIQYEWSYIPHFLGYNYYVYQYATSLIYGTAFVEKMLNKGQIAVDDYYKILKGGGSKYPADLIKEAGIDPMSPEPVELTMQKMNKVMDQMEEILKKMGK from the coding sequence ATGAATAATATTTATAAATCTGTTTCATTCGTTCTCCTTTCATTTATAATTATCAGCTCGGTGATTGCACAATCACCCGAACGCAGCGATGTGCCTGATAAATATAAATGGAACCTTTCTGAAATTTATCCGACTACTGCTGACTGGCAGGCAGATGTTGATCTGTTAAAATCAGAAGTAGAAAAGCTCGCAGCATTTAAAGGAACACTTGGTCAAAGTGCCGATGTTCTTTACAATGCATTGAAAACTTCCTCGGATCTTGTAAAAACACTCTCGAAAGCATGGACTTATGCGAGCAATCTAAGTAACGAAAATCTGAACATATCCGAGAATCAGGCAATGATGCAGCAGATGGGTGCACTTGGAACAAAGTTTGGCGAAGTTACAGCGTACATGGAACCGGAAATCCTTCAAATCCCGAAAGAGAAAATTGATCAGTTCCTTAAAGAAAAACCCGTGCTTGCTGCTGAGTATGATATTTATATTGATAATATTCAGAGACTTCGGGAACACACTCTGAGCGAAGCGGAAGAAACAATACTCGCCAGTTTCGGATTAATTTCGGATGTTCCGGGAGATGTGTATGATATTTTCACAAACGCGGAGAAACCTTTTCAAAAAGTTACAATTTCTACCGGTGAAGAAATTGAGCTGACTCCTGCTTCTTATACAAGATACCGAACTCTTCCAAACCGTGACGACCGCTCAAAAGTTTTCGATGCTTTCTTTAATGATTATGGAAGATATAAAAACACTCTCGGTGCAAACCTCGGCGGCAAGGTTAAAAAGGATTGGGTTTATGCAAAGAATAGAAAATATGAATCATCTTTACATGCAGCTTTAAATGCAAATAATCTTCCTGTTTCGGTTTACACAACTTTGATTGAACAAGTCAATAAAAATCTTCCAACGTTACATCGTGCACTCGATTTAAAGAAAAGAATGCTTGGTGTGGACGAACTTCGTTATTATGATCTTTACGTTCCGCTTGTTGAGAAGGTTGACATGAGTTTTTCTGTTGAGCAGGGACAAAAAGCAATTCTCGACGCTTTAAAACCTCTTGGCGAAGAATATGTTTCTGTTCTCCAAAAATCTTTCAATGAAAGATGGATTGATTATATCCCAACTGTTGGTAAACGAAGCGGAGCTTATTCAACCGGCGGAGCTTATGATATTCATCCTTATATATTAATGAACTGGACAGATGATTATGAATCGGTTTCCACACTTGCACACGAACTCGGGCACACAATGCACAGTTACTTCTCGAATAAAACTCAGCCCTTCTCAAAAGCAAATTATGCAATTTTTGTTGCTGAAATTGCTTCAACAGTGAATGAAAATTTTCTCAACAATTACATGGTGCTGAATGCAAAGAGTGATGAAGAAAAACTTTATCTGCTTGGAAGCTATCTTGAATTATTGAGAACAACGATTTTCCGTCAAACATCATTTGCAGAGTTTGAATGGGAAATTCATAAAAGAGCTGAAGCCGGCGAACCTTTAACTGGTGAAGATATGTGCGCAATTTATTTTGAAATAGTTAAGAGATACTACGGACACGATAAAGGTCATTGTGTTGTGGATGATTACATTCAGTATGAATGGTCTTACATTCCTCACTTCCTCGGATATAATTATTATGTATATCAGTACGCTACTTCACTCATTTACGGAACTGCATTTGTAGAGAAGATGCTTAACAAAGGACAAATTGCGGTTGATGATTACTATAAAATCCTGAAAGGCGGTGGTTCAAAATATCCTGCTGATTTAATAAAGGAAGCCGGTATTGATCCAATGTCGCCCGAGCCTGTTGAACTCACAATGCAAAAAATGAACAAAGTGATGGATCAGATGGAAGAAATTTTGAAAAAAATGGGTAAATAA
- a CDS encoding response regulator: MRRQIRTNIYLLLFISLLTVELLFPQVNNGRVSHYGIEDGLSQNQVQYITQDSKGFIWIGTQNGLNRFDGYNFKVYRHNPKDLNSLSDYPVHCIAEDKEGSLWIGTRDGLNRFDPKTEKFFHYHHNPEDETSISSSTIWLVLEDSKNNLWIATRSGLNKFIPEKNIYERYYFGGDPFDPVQTNITSVVEDHQGFLWISKLDGLVRFNPQTKETRTYRNDFQNAELLLSNRIVNLYVDSKNTLWIGSNVGVNSINLNLYDEDNPKFEKHVFEKTFAGVPGWIYIRRITEDQYGNILFATLENGLLMFKSSTGLIERFFSVDRFPAASIISLLKDRSGVLWAGSDGNGLFKIYSGDNKFNSALFDSDELNSGKLAVNSLLINKPGEIWIGTDNLGIIQTTIKSLLSKSIILSKNITDHKLYYLTDKKSITSLLKDRDDNIWVGTYGEGILIINQNSNSYQAYKKSDKNSSGIKGNFIHSIYEDSKGYIWICTGDAGIFIFDKNTNTFADLEAESENYSVFGKEVHCVIEDRFGDIWFGTTLDGLFRLDRKENIIEQFKHLHSNPGSVSANRINSLYKDSKGNLWIGTFGGGLNKFNYEDETFEHYTTENGLSSNSILAMQEDDNGNLWISTDKGLNEFDPVNLSAKSFDEYDGIAGNAFSPRTVLKDRESGYLFFGGVNGISFFNPSEMIVDKTVPPVVLTDFKVFNNSINAGDNKQDYLQKNISYADEISIGHQDNVISFEFSALHFVNPGKNQFAYMLEGFDNDWIYAGNRRYVTYTNLDPGNYIFKVKASNSDGIWNEKGIAVKLYVAPPWWQTWWAYLLYAAFFITILYSLRQYEMKRVKLRNELQLKDFESKKLQEVDQLKSHFFANISHEFRTPLTLILGLLQKFESKSSDRKELEDYGVMKRNALRLLQLINQLLELSKIESGKSKLVASENDIVSFVKRIFVSFASYAEQKKIKLQFNGKDINEKSDEIINLFFDKDKMEKIISNLVSNAVKYTPAENEIEVKISSQNKFAEVKVVNTGITISKADLAHLFDRYYKVHRAESELFEGTGIGLALVKELVELHKGTITASSEYDVTEFTVKLPLGKTHLKEDEIILDSADFITEKYEAFGEELSKEISDDSEDTTINEEKEFILIVEDHSDLRKYIRENLSEIYHIIESPNGKDGLNKAVELIPDLIISDVMMPEMDGYTFCKKIKTDAKTNHIPVILLTAKASTEDKLEGLELGADDYLIKPFNPEELKLRVRNLIRTREQLRQKFTSEMVLKPAEVIVPSTQMQFMKKIQGVIENNLEDESFGVDKLAGEVGMSRSQLHRKLKAITNQSTTEFIRNFRLQRAAQLILQDAGSMGEIAYKVGFNSQAYFNKSFQEVFGCSPSEYKKSQKKN, translated from the coding sequence ATGAGGCGGCAAATCAGGACAAATATATACCTTCTACTTTTTATATCACTCTTAACAGTAGAGTTGCTGTTTCCGCAGGTAAATAATGGAAGAGTAAGTCATTATGGCATTGAAGACGGTCTGTCACAAAACCAGGTTCAATACATCACTCAGGACAGTAAGGGATTTATCTGGATTGGAACGCAGAACGGTTTAAACCGTTTCGATGGTTACAATTTCAAAGTTTATCGTCATAATCCCAAAGATTTAAATAGCCTCAGTGATTATCCAGTCCATTGTATCGCAGAAGACAAAGAAGGATCTCTCTGGATAGGAACGCGTGATGGATTAAATCGCTTTGATCCGAAGACTGAAAAATTCTTTCACTATCATCATAATCCTGAAGATGAAACAAGTATCAGCAGCAGCACAATCTGGTTAGTTCTTGAAGACAGCAAAAATAATTTATGGATAGCAACAAGATCCGGTTTAAACAAATTCATTCCCGAAAAAAATATTTATGAAAGATATTACTTCGGGGGAGATCCATTCGATCCGGTGCAGACAAATATTACATCTGTTGTGGAAGATCATCAGGGATTTTTATGGATTTCAAAGCTGGATGGTTTGGTAAGATTTAATCCACAAACCAAAGAAACCAGAACATATCGTAATGACTTTCAAAATGCTGAACTGCTTCTATCAAACCGGATAGTAAATCTTTATGTGGACAGTAAAAATACTTTATGGATAGGCTCAAACGTCGGTGTAAACAGCATCAATCTTAATTTATACGATGAAGATAATCCGAAATTTGAAAAGCATGTTTTCGAAAAAACTTTCGCAGGAGTTCCTGGATGGATTTATATCCGGAGAATTACAGAAGATCAGTATGGAAATATTCTTTTTGCCACCCTGGAAAATGGATTACTGATGTTCAAGTCATCCACTGGTTTAATAGAACGGTTCTTTTCCGTAGATAGATTTCCAGCTGCAAGTATCATTTCGCTGCTGAAAGACCGAAGCGGTGTACTATGGGCTGGAAGTGATGGTAATGGACTGTTTAAAATCTATAGCGGTGATAATAAGTTCAACAGTGCATTGTTTGACTCTGATGAGTTAAATTCCGGAAAATTGGCTGTTAATTCATTATTAATAAATAAACCCGGGGAAATTTGGATTGGAACAGATAATCTTGGAATAATACAAACCACAATAAAAAGTCTGTTATCAAAATCTATTATCCTCAGTAAAAATATAACTGATCACAAGTTGTATTACTTGACAGATAAAAAAAGCATTACTTCATTATTAAAAGATAGAGACGATAATATTTGGGTAGGCACATACGGAGAAGGGATTCTTATAATCAATCAAAACTCAAACTCTTATCAAGCATATAAAAAATCAGATAAAAATTCATCTGGCATCAAAGGAAATTTTATTCATTCGATTTATGAAGACAGCAAAGGCTATATATGGATCTGTACCGGCGATGCGGGGATTTTTATATTTGACAAAAACACAAATACTTTTGCTGACCTGGAAGCAGAATCGGAAAATTATTCGGTCTTTGGAAAAGAAGTCCATTGCGTTATTGAAGACAGGTTCGGAGATATCTGGTTCGGAACAACATTGGACGGTCTGTTCCGCCTTGACAGAAAAGAAAACATAATTGAACAGTTTAAACATCTTCATTCAAATCCCGGCTCTGTCAGTGCCAACAGAATAAATTCTCTTTACAAAGATTCAAAAGGAAATTTGTGGATTGGAACCTTTGGCGGCGGACTTAACAAATTCAATTATGAAGATGAAACCTTTGAGCATTATACTACCGAAAATGGTCTGTCGAGCAACAGTATACTCGCAATGCAGGAAGACGACAATGGCAATTTATGGATAAGCACAGATAAAGGACTAAACGAGTTCGATCCCGTTAATCTTTCGGCAAAGAGCTTTGATGAGTATGATGGAATTGCTGGCAATGCTTTTTCTCCAAGAACTGTTTTGAAGGATCGTGAGTCGGGTTATCTATTTTTTGGCGGAGTGAATGGAATTTCATTCTTTAATCCATCTGAAATGATTGTCGACAAAACGGTTCCACCGGTTGTGCTTACAGATTTCAAAGTGTTTAATAATTCGATCAATGCCGGTGATAACAAGCAGGATTATCTGCAGAAAAACATCAGCTATGCTGATGAAATTTCGATCGGACATCAGGATAATGTAATCTCATTTGAGTTCTCGGCTCTTCATTTTGTGAATCCCGGGAAAAATCAGTTTGCGTATATGCTGGAAGGCTTTGATAACGATTGGATTTATGCTGGCAACAGAAGGTATGTAACGTACACTAATTTGGATCCGGGCAATTACATTTTTAAAGTGAAAGCGTCAAATAGCGACGGCATCTGGAATGAAAAAGGAATTGCTGTTAAACTGTATGTTGCGCCGCCGTGGTGGCAGACGTGGTGGGCGTATTTATTGTATGCTGCTTTTTTTATTACGATTTTGTACTCGCTCCGGCAATATGAAATGAAACGAGTAAAGCTGCGTAATGAACTTCAGCTAAAAGATTTTGAATCAAAGAAACTGCAGGAAGTTGATCAGTTGAAATCACATTTCTTTGCGAACATTTCTCACGAGTTCAGAACGCCATTAACATTGATTCTCGGACTTCTGCAAAAATTTGAAAGCAAATCTTCTGATAGAAAAGAGCTGGAAGATTATGGCGTAATGAAACGAAACGCTCTTCGGCTATTGCAGCTTATAAATCAACTGCTTGAACTTTCAAAAATTGAATCGGGAAAATCAAAGCTGGTTGCATCCGAAAATGACATCGTGAGCTTTGTGAAAAGAATATTTGTCTCGTTTGCATCTTACGCGGAGCAGAAAAAGATCAAGCTTCAGTTCAATGGTAAAGATATTAATGAAAAATCTGATGAAATAATAAATCTGTTTTTTGATAAAGATAAGATGGAGAAGATAATTTCGAATCTTGTTTCGAATGCGGTTAAATACACACCTGCGGAAAACGAAATCGAAGTAAAAATTTCATCTCAAAATAAATTTGCAGAAGTAAAAGTAGTTAATACAGGCATTACAATTTCCAAAGCCGATCTCGCACATTTGTTCGACAGGTATTACAAAGTACATCGTGCAGAAAGCGAATTGTTTGAAGGAACCGGAATCGGACTGGCACTCGTAAAGGAGCTTGTTGAGCTCCACAAAGGAACAATAACAGCATCAAGTGAGTACGATGTAACAGAGTTTACAGTAAAACTGCCATTGGGAAAAACTCATTTGAAGGAAGATGAAATAATACTAGATTCTGCAGATTTCATCACCGAAAAGTATGAAGCGTTTGGCGAAGAATTATCAAAAGAAATTTCTGATGACTCTGAAGACACTACAATAAATGAGGAAAAAGAATTCATTCTCATCGTGGAAGATCACAGTGATTTGAGAAAATATATCCGGGAAAATCTTTCAGAAATTTACCACATAATTGAATCCCCAAATGGAAAAGATGGACTTAATAAAGCAGTTGAGTTAATTCCGGATTTGATAATTAGTGATGTGATGATGCCGGAGATGGATGGCTATACATTCTGCAAAAAGATAAAGACAGATGCAAAGACAAATCATATTCCTGTTATTCTTCTAACTGCAAAAGCCTCAACAGAGGATAAGCTGGAAGGGCTTGAGCTTGGTGCAGATGATTATTTAATCAAGCCATTCAACCCGGAAGAGCTTAAACTTCGTGTAAGAAATCTTATCAGAACAAGAGAACAGTTACGGCAAAAGTTCACCTCTGAAATGGTTCTTAAGCCTGCTGAGGTTATTGTTCCATCAACACAAATGCAGTTTATGAAGAAGATTCAGGGAGTTATCGAAAACAATCTTGAAGACGAAAGTTTTGGTGTCGATAAATTGGCTGGAGAAGTCGGAATGAGCCGTTCGCAACTTCACAGAAAGCTTAAAGCAATAACAAACCAATCAACCACTGAATTCATACGCAATTTTCGTTTGCAAAGAGCTGCTCAATTGATTCTTCAGGATGCCGGAAGCATGGGAGAAATTGCATACAAAGTAGGATTTAATAGTCAGGCATATTTTAATAAATCATTTCAGGAAGTGTTTGGCTGCTCTCCATCTGAGTACAAAAAAAGCCAAAAAAAGAATTGA